A DNA window from Hydrogenophaga taeniospiralis contains the following coding sequences:
- a CDS encoding branched-chain amino acid ABC transporter permease → MRFIFKTDYNQDIQLAKHGGHVFWYSLLGLFLLAAPWLIEEYWLAQLTFVLIYAVVGLGLMLLAGFTGLFSLGHAAFLGVGAYTQAVMVNAGLPFPLALACAGLLSAAVGMVVGLPALRVKGIYLGMATLAFGFIVEEALARWESVTGGNSGLSVNPPALFGWELESTNEFYFLCLVVTVGATLAIVNLMRSSTGRAFVAIRDSEISAQSMGIHLARYKTLSFALSAALAGIGGALYAHKIQFLSPEQFSIIQSIDLLLMVVIGGLGSIHGAFLGAIFLIVMPQLIALGKDHLPDAIGQAAGLQGTVYGLVLIAFVLFEPMGLYGRWLKVRTWFQLFPFYRRGLFKRQKTFQKSDRLK, encoded by the coding sequence ATGCGCTTCATTTTTAAAACGGACTACAACCAGGACATCCAGCTCGCCAAACACGGCGGGCACGTGTTCTGGTACAGCCTGCTGGGCCTGTTCCTGCTGGCCGCGCCCTGGCTGATCGAGGAGTACTGGCTGGCGCAGCTCACCTTTGTGCTGATCTACGCCGTGGTGGGCCTGGGGCTGATGCTGCTGGCCGGCTTCACCGGCCTGTTTTCGCTGGGCCATGCGGCGTTCCTCGGCGTGGGCGCGTACACCCAGGCCGTGATGGTCAACGCCGGGCTGCCGTTTCCGCTGGCGCTGGCCTGCGCTGGCCTGTTGTCCGCGGCCGTGGGCATGGTGGTGGGGCTGCCGGCGCTGCGCGTCAAGGGCATCTACCTCGGCATGGCCACGCTGGCGTTCGGCTTCATCGTGGAGGAGGCGCTGGCGCGCTGGGAAAGCGTGACCGGCGGCAACTCGGGCCTGTCGGTGAACCCGCCCGCGCTGTTCGGCTGGGAGCTGGAGAGCACCAACGAGTTCTATTTCCTCTGCCTCGTGGTCACGGTGGGCGCCACGCTGGCCATCGTCAACCTCATGCGCTCCAGCACCGGGCGCGCCTTCGTGGCGATCCGCGATTCGGAGATTTCGGCGCAGAGCATGGGCATCCACCTCGCGCGCTACAAGACGCTGTCGTTCGCGCTCTCGGCCGCGCTCGCGGGCATCGGCGGCGCGCTCTACGCGCACAAGATCCAGTTCCTCTCGCCCGAGCAGTTCAGCATCATCCAGTCGATCGACCTGCTGCTCATGGTGGTGATCGGCGGACTGGGCTCGATCCACGGCGCCTTCCTCGGCGCCATCTTCCTCATCGTGATGCCGCAGCTGATCGCCCTGGGCAAGGACCACCTGCCCGACGCCATCGGTCAGGCCGCCGGCCTGCAGGGCACCGTGTATGGCCTGGTGCTGATCGCCTTCGTGCTGTTCGAGCCCATGGGCCTGTACGGCCGTTGGCTCAAGGTGCGCACCTGGTTCCAGCTGTTTCCGTTCTACCGGCGTGGCCTGTTCAAACGCCAGAAGACGTTCCAGAAATCGGACCGGTTGAAATGA
- a CDS encoding branched-chain amino acid ABC transporter permease — protein sequence MQLLQLLISGVAQGCIYGLIALGFVLIYKATETVSFAQGDLMMVGAFGGLAAMTVLGFPFWLSVPAAIVGMGAFGVALERLVIRPILGQPAFSIVMLTIGVGYVLRGAITMIPNIGTDTHTLAVPYAGEVLRLGTLVVSAEQIVVIGVTGVLCAGLFAMFRYSRLGLAMQASSQNQLAAYYMGIPVKRLNGLVWGLAAGVAAIAGLLLAPITFVHANMGFIGLKAFPAAVVGGFSSLPGAIVGGLVIGIVEAFSGFYLPEGFKDIAPYIVVLIMLVLKPNGLFGEKLRKKV from the coding sequence GTGCAACTGCTGCAACTGCTCATCAGCGGTGTGGCCCAGGGCTGCATCTACGGCCTGATCGCCCTGGGGTTCGTGCTGATCTACAAGGCCACCGAAACGGTGAGCTTCGCCCAGGGCGACCTGATGATGGTGGGCGCGTTCGGTGGTCTGGCCGCCATGACCGTGCTGGGCTTTCCGTTCTGGCTGTCGGTGCCGGCCGCCATCGTCGGCATGGGCGCGTTCGGTGTCGCGCTGGAGCGCCTGGTGATCCGCCCCATCCTCGGCCAGCCCGCCTTCTCCATCGTCATGCTCACCATCGGTGTGGGCTACGTGCTGCGCGGCGCGATCACCATGATTCCCAACATCGGCACCGACACCCACACCCTGGCCGTTCCCTACGCGGGTGAGGTGCTGCGCCTGGGCACGCTGGTGGTCTCGGCCGAGCAGATCGTGGTGATCGGGGTCACCGGCGTGTTGTGCGCCGGGCTGTTCGCCATGTTCCGCTACTCCCGGCTCGGTCTGGCCATGCAGGCCTCGTCGCAAAACCAGCTCGCGGCCTACTACATGGGCATTCCGGTCAAGCGGCTCAACGGCCTGGTGTGGGGCCTGGCCGCGGGCGTGGCGGCCATCGCCGGCCTGCTGCTCGCGCCCATCACCTTCGTGCACGCCAACATGGGCTTCATCGGCCTCAAGGCCTTCCCCGCTGCCGTGGTGGGCGGCTTCAGCAGCCTGCCCGGCGCCATCGTGGGCGGGCTGGTGATCGGCATCGTCGAAGCGTTCTCGGGCTTCTATCTGCCCGAAGGCTTCAAGGACATCGCGCCCTACATCGTGGTGCTGATCATGCTGGTGCTCAAGCCCAACGGCCTCTTTGGCGAGAAACTCAGGAAAAAGGTCTAG